A genomic window from Cydia pomonella isolate Wapato2018A unplaced genomic scaffold, ilCydPomo1 PGA_scaffold_75, whole genome shotgun sequence includes:
- the LOC133534244 gene encoding uncharacterized protein K02A2.6-like, whose translation MTPRMLGDGNDVRGLPIKVSRVQKVGETSAQWAARLRGLAAHCQFKNIEEALLDRFIMGMQSGKEREKLFSKELGELTLAKAIDIAESVRCARAAASATLAPTATAVVPGAESVLKIGETTAGRGNKCSVCGLSSHKTENCRYVNYKCKKCEKKGHLRKMCNLKYVESEEVSEDDDECEIDTGSPITAISQKTYESLFKEVPLSPSNKRFAGYNGIPILSIGFAKLPVVYLGKTIILDVIPQGGPVILGRNFISKFKLELAPILYCSTTESETDDVSDLMARYPELFSDKLGRFKKYKIKLTLKADAKPVFYKARPVAFALKDKVDSEIKRLVRLGILEQIEYSDYASPIVPVLKRDGSVRICADYSQTINKQLLIEKYPLPTIEELFSKLHGGVEFTKLDMSMAYNQFEIDDPDNITCINTNRGLFKYRRLIFGLSSAPAVFQRALNNILADLEGVLCFLDDVLITGRSREEHVARLHQVLQRFRDAGLTLQKEKCSFFQNEITYLGHVINKDGISKSKSKVKAIVEAPVPKNIN comes from the exons ATGACACCCAGGATGCTCGGAGACGGCAACGACGTGAGGGGCCTGCCAATTAAAGTGTCCCGGG TGCAGAAGGTAGGCGAAACTTCAGCGCAGTGGGCCGCGCGGCTGCGCGGGCTCGCGGCGCATTGCCAGTTCAAGAACATTGAGGAGGCGCTTCTGGACAGATTTATCATGGGCATGCAGTCTGGTAAAGAGCGCGAAAAATTGTTTTCGAAGGAGCTTGGCGAACTCACCCTAGCGAAAGCAATAGACATAGCTGAAAGTGTGCGGTGCGCCCGCGCCGCAGCCAGCGCGACCTTGGCTCCGACCGCGACGGCGGTGGTGCCCGGCGCTGAGAGCGTGTTGAAGATCGGCGAGACTACAGCGGGCCGCGGGAATAAATGTTCTGTATGCGGTCTAAGTAGTCATAAAACGGAGAACTGTCGTTATGTAAATTACAAGTGCAAAAAGTGTGAAAAGAAGGGTCACTTACGTAAGATGTGTAACCTCAAATACGTTGAGTCAGAGGAGGTGAGCGAGGATGATGATG AATGTGAAATAGATACCGGCTCCCCCATAACCGCCATATCACAAAAAACTTACGAGTCTCTGTTTAAAGAAGTGCCGTTATCCCCTAGTAACAAGAGGTTTGCGGGTTATAATGGTATTCCGATCCTAAGTATAGGTTTTGCCAAATTACCGGTCGTGTATTTGGGCAAGACTATTATTCTCGACGTCATTCCTCAAGGGGGTCCGGTGATCCTTGGGAGAAACTTCATCTCCAAATTCAAGTTGGAGCTCGCGCCTATCCTCTATTGCTCGACAACAGAGTCCGAAACCGACGATGTGAGCGATTTGATGGCTCGTTATCCAGAATTATTTTCGGACAAACTAGGTCgattcaaaaaatataaaataaaattaacgctTAAGGCCGACGCCAAACCAGTTTTTTACAAAGCCCGGCCCGTGGCATTCGCTCTGAAAGATAAGGTCGATAGTGAAATTAAACGTTTAGTACGGCTAGGTATTCTAGAGCAGATCGAATATTCTGACTACGCATCGCCCATCGTGCCAGTGCTTAAACGCGACGGGTCAGTTAGGATCTGTGCAGACTACtctcaaacaataaataaacaattattgaTTGAGAAATACCCCCTGCCGACTATCGAAGAACTTTTCTCTAAATTGCACGGAGGGGTTGAATTTACAAAACTGGATATGTCAATGGCTTATAATCAGTTTGAAATTGACGACCCCGATAATATTACATGTATCAACACAAATCGGGGGTTGTTCAAATATCGGCGTTTAATTTTTGGGTTGTCAAGCGCCCCAGCGGTCTTCCAACGTGCTCTAAATAATATTCTTGCCGATTTAGAGGGAGTATTGTGCTTCCTGGATGACGTGCTCATCACGGGCCGGAGTAGGGAGGAGCACGTCGCGCGCCTGCACCAGGTACTACAGCGTTTTAGAGATGCGGGGCTGACGCTTCAGAAGGAAAAGTGTTCTTTTTTCCAGAATGAAATAACGTACCTAGGCCACGTTATTAACAAAGATGGTATAAGCAAATCTAAATCTAAGGTCAAAGCAATAGTCGAGGCACCGGTTcctaaaaacataaattaa